The Bradyrhizobium ottawaense genome window below encodes:
- a CDS encoding glutamine synthetase beta-grasp domain-containing protein, giving the protein MTKYKLEYIWLDGYTPTPNLRGKTQIKEFASFPTLEQLPLWGFDGSSTQQAEGHSSDCVLKPVAVFPDAARTNGVLVMCEVMMPDGKTPHASNKRATILDDAGAWFGFEQEYFFYKDGRPLGFPTAGYPAPQGPYYTGVGYSNVGDVARKIVEEHLDLCLAAGINHEGINAEVAKGQWEFQIFGKGSKTAADQMWMARYLMLRLTEKYGIDIEFHCKPLGDTDWNGSGMHANFSTEYMRTVGGKEYFEALMAAFDKNLMDHIAVYGPDNDKRLTGKHETAPWNKFSYGVADRGASIRVPHSFVNNGYKGYLEDRRPNSQGDPYQIASQILKTIASVPADKKAAA; this is encoded by the coding sequence ATGACCAAGTATAAGCTCGAGTACATCTGGCTCGACGGATATACGCCGACTCCGAACCTGCGCGGCAAAACTCAGATCAAGGAATTCGCGTCGTTCCCGACGCTCGAGCAGCTTCCGCTCTGGGGCTTCGATGGCTCCTCCACCCAGCAGGCCGAAGGCCACAGCTCCGATTGCGTGCTGAAGCCGGTCGCCGTCTTCCCGGACGCCGCGCGCACCAACGGCGTGCTCGTGATGTGCGAAGTCATGATGCCCGATGGCAAGACCCCGCACGCCTCCAACAAGCGCGCCACCATTCTCGACGACGCCGGCGCCTGGTTCGGCTTCGAGCAGGAATACTTTTTCTACAAGGACGGCCGTCCGCTCGGCTTCCCGACCGCTGGTTATCCGGCGCCGCAGGGTCCGTACTATACCGGCGTCGGCTACTCGAACGTCGGCGACGTCGCTCGCAAGATCGTCGAAGAGCACCTCGACCTTTGCCTCGCTGCCGGCATCAACCATGAAGGCATCAACGCGGAAGTCGCCAAGGGCCAGTGGGAATTCCAGATCTTCGGCAAGGGCTCCAAGACCGCTGCTGACCAGATGTGGATGGCCCGCTATCTGATGCTGCGCCTCACCGAGAAGTACGGCATCGACATCGAATTCCACTGCAAGCCGCTCGGCGACACCGACTGGAACGGCTCCGGCATGCACGCCAACTTCTCGACCGAGTATATGCGCACGGTCGGCGGCAAGGAGTATTTCGAGGCCCTGATGGCCGCCTTCGACAAGAACCTGATGGACCACATCGCCGTCTACGGCCCGGACAATGACAAGCGTCTGACCGGCAAGCACGAGACCGCGCCGTGGAACAAGTTCAGCTACGGCGTTGCCGACCGCGGCGCTTCGATCCGCGTGCCGCACTCCTTCGTCAACAATGGCTACAAGGGCTATCTGGAAGACCGTCGTCCGAACTCGCAAGGCGACCCATACCAGATCGCTTCGCAGATCCTGAAGACGATCGCCTCCGTGCCGGCCGACAAGAAGGCTGCGGCCTAA
- a CDS encoding DUF2735 domain-containing protein, with protein MMNNGLSHGSATIYQFPVGGRAALAGRRYGETRLPADHASLPANVSICSDSWYHQDAVDDAKPKWDR; from the coding sequence ATGATGAACAATGGTCTGAGTCACGGATCGGCAACGATCTACCAATTCCCGGTCGGGGGCCGCGCGGCTCTCGCGGGACGCCGCTATGGCGAGACCCGCCTTCCTGCCGATCACGCTTCGCTTCCGGCGAATGTCTCGATCTGCAGCGACAGCTGGTACCACCAGGACGCGGTCGACGACGCCAAGCCGAAATGGGATCGCTAA
- a CDS encoding MliC family protein, whose product MGRHKAILLTTAMLAAGMTSARQTEAQMFQTYRCADGTQFVVGFYDDDKRAFLQIDGEPVTLAKRLSVAGKRYSGAGITLTIGKTGGTTVKHLKRPVTACAVI is encoded by the coding sequence ATGGGCCGGCACAAGGCCATTCTTTTGACGACCGCCATGCTGGCAGCTGGAATGACCAGTGCGCGACAGACTGAAGCGCAGATGTTCCAGACCTATCGCTGTGCCGATGGTACGCAGTTCGTCGTCGGGTTTTATGACGACGACAAGCGCGCCTTTCTCCAGATCGACGGCGAGCCGGTCACGCTCGCCAAGCGGCTGTCGGTCGCCGGAAAACGCTATTCGGGGGCGGGTATCACGCTGACCATCGGAAAGACCGGGGGCACCACGGTCAAGCATCTGAAGCGGCCGGTGACGGCCTGCGCGGTGATCTGA
- a CDS encoding tyrosine-protein phosphatase — MSDSPARHLALQGASNFRDLGGYPTNDGRTTRWRHIFRSNHLGQLTAADIEIVRALGVRSAFDFRGVEERAAGVCVVSEITVHSLPIEPSVVAALRTELASGTLTAPVALELMRESYRNYVRHHTNSFRNLFGHLLEDRAPLVIHCTAGKDRTGFASALILHALGVPDEIIAEDYLLTNRHYKRDATAAFDLPEDVRNAIGSVEASYPAAAFEAIDNEYGDLETYLRDALKLGTAERTGLQARYLQS, encoded by the coding sequence ATGTCAGATTCCCCTGCCCGTCACCTCGCCCTGCAAGGCGCCAGCAATTTTCGCGATCTCGGCGGCTACCCGACCAACGACGGCCGAACCACGCGCTGGCGGCACATCTTCCGCTCCAACCATCTCGGCCAGCTCACCGCCGCCGATATCGAGATCGTCAGGGCGCTCGGGGTGCGGAGCGCTTTCGATTTCCGTGGGGTTGAGGAGCGCGCGGCCGGCGTCTGCGTCGTCAGCGAGATCACGGTGCATTCGCTGCCGATCGAGCCGAGCGTCGTGGCTGCGCTGCGTACCGAACTTGCAAGCGGCACGCTGACCGCACCGGTCGCGCTGGAGCTCATGCGCGAATCCTATCGCAACTACGTTCGCCACCACACGAACAGCTTTCGCAACCTGTTCGGCCATCTCCTCGAAGATCGTGCGCCGCTGGTGATCCATTGCACTGCGGGCAAGGACCGCACCGGCTTCGCCAGCGCGCTGATCCTGCATGCGCTCGGCGTACCCGATGAAATCATTGCCGAGGACTACCTGCTCACCAACCGGCATTACAAACGCGATGCGACGGCCGCCTTCGACCTGCCGGAGGACGTACGCAATGCCATCGGCAGCGTCGAAGCCTCGTACCCTGCCGCTGCATTCGAAGCCATCGACAATGAATATGGCGATCTCGAAACCTATTTGCGCGACGCCCTCAAGCTCGGCACGGCGGAGCGGACCGGGCTGCAGGCGCGCTACCTGCAATCATAG
- a CDS encoding SDR family oxidoreductase translates to MQDKVLIVTGAHGALGKVVAEIARSRGARVAGIDHAPSQIPATPESIEIGGVDLSEAPQAKTAIDAAAKHFGRLDALINIAGGFAFETVGDGDVKTWQRMYALNVLTALNASRAALPHLATSRAGRIVNIGAMGAIQAGSGMGPYAASKAGLHRLTEALASEWKGKVTVNAVLPSIIDTAANRADMPKADFSKWVTPRELAEVILFLASDAASGITGALIPVGGRV, encoded by the coding sequence ATGCAAGACAAGGTCCTGATCGTGACAGGCGCACACGGCGCGCTCGGCAAGGTGGTTGCGGAGATCGCCCGATCGCGCGGCGCGCGCGTGGCCGGCATCGATCACGCGCCATCGCAGATTCCCGCAACGCCCGAGAGCATCGAGATCGGCGGCGTCGACCTGTCCGAGGCGCCCCAGGCGAAGACGGCAATTGATGCGGCGGCCAAGCATTTCGGCAGGCTCGATGCGCTGATCAACATCGCCGGCGGCTTCGCCTTCGAGACCGTGGGCGATGGCGACGTCAAGACCTGGCAGCGCATGTACGCACTGAACGTCCTGACCGCGCTCAACGCCTCGCGCGCGGCGCTGCCGCATCTCGCAACGTCCAGGGCCGGCCGCATCGTCAATATCGGCGCCATGGGCGCGATCCAGGCAGGCTCCGGCATGGGGCCCTATGCGGCGTCGAAGGCGGGCTTGCATCGCCTCACCGAAGCGCTCGCCAGCGAGTGGAAAGGCAAGGTCACCGTGAACGCGGTGCTGCCGTCGATCATCGACACCGCCGCCAACCGCGCCGATATGCCGAAAGCAGACTTCTCCAAATGGGTAACGCCGCGGGAACTCGCCGAGGTGATCCTGTTCCTCGCCAGCGACGCCGCGAGCGGCATCACCGGCGCGCTGATCCCGGTCGGCGGGCGGGTTTAA